The Lycium ferocissimum isolate CSIRO_LF1 chromosome 1, AGI_CSIRO_Lferr_CH_V1, whole genome shotgun sequence genome includes a region encoding these proteins:
- the LOC132063436 gene encoding uncharacterized protein LOC132063436, with the protein MDEFQDSQKERIQEALDLGKLTTGRGLNQELDLSRACDTRWGSHFKSFNDFILMFGSILNVLESLVLDARLLDERAKAMGYLKTCRTYEVVFMLHLMSDVLGITNELNKCLQKKEQDLANAMLLVEVAKRRLQAYRDDRWNSLISKVSLFCIKHGIFVPNFEEPYVSSLRSRWRLRYNKVSHHFHVEVFCNIIDWQLQELKDCFGEATTDLLHGITCLNPIDSFSSFDIRKIMKMAKFYPDDFNDSIWVLLRINLQVTLLMLVMLMKGSSI; encoded by the coding sequence ATGGATGAGTTTCAAGATtctcaaaaagaaagaattcaaGAGGCATTAGATTTGGGTAAGCTCACAACCGGTAGGGGCTTGAATCAAGAACTTGATCTTTCAAGAGCTTGTGATACTCGTTGGGGATCTCATTTTAAATCTTTTAATGATTTTATTCTTATGTTTGGCTCTATTCTTAATGTTCTTGAATCACTTGTTCTTGATGCACGACTATTGGATGAAAGAGCCAAGGCAATGGGATATCTCAAAACTTGTCGAACATATGAGGTTGTGTTCATGTTGCATTTGATGAGTGATGTTTTAGGAATAACAAATGAGCTTAATAAATGCTTACAAAAAAAGGAGCAAGATTTGGCAAATGCCATGCTACTTGTTGAAGTAGCAAAAAGAAGGTTGCAAGCGTATAGGGATGATAGATGGAATTCTCTTATTTCTAAGGTATCTTTGTTTTGTATCAAGCATGGCATTTTCGTACCTAACTTTGAAGAGCCATATGTTAGCTCTTTAAGATCACGATGGAGACTTCGTTACAATAAAGTCTCACATCATTTTCATGTTGAAGTGTTTTGCAATATTATTGATTGGCAACTTCAagaacttaaagattgttttggcGAAGCGACGACTGATTTGCTTCATGGAATTACTTGTTTGAATCCAATTGACTCATTTTCCAGTTTTGACATTAGAAAGATAATGAAAATGGCTAAATTTTATCCTGATGACTTtaatgattcaatatgggtacTCTTGAGAATCAACTTGCAAGttacattattgatgttggtgatGTTGATGAAAGGTTCTTCAATATAA
- the LOC132029572 gene encoding light-harvesting complex-like protein 3 isotype 1, chloroplastic, whose amino-acid sequence MAAFTITSFTHTPCTSHHFNKKQWPHHAKSMKITNVMTPKVEGQTHLNVVEIKDRSNLLIDDNAKPTRNNDEVQGGTGSSESQDLRFSDERWKNGTWDLNMFVKNGKMDWDSVIVAEAKRRKFLELFPEAATNQEPVVFRSSVIPWWAWMMHSHLPEAELLNGRAAMVGFFMAYLVDVLTGLDVVGQMGNFLCKTALLATVAGVILFRKRTDFDNLKKLADEATFYDKQWQASWQDQPSTNGDSKQRSK is encoded by the exons ATGGCTGCTTTTACCATTACTTCATTTACACACACACCTTGCACCTCCCATCACTTCAACAAGAAACAATGGCCTCATCACGCCAAGTCCATGAAGATTACAAACGTTATGACTCCAAAAGTTGAAGGGCAAACAcatttaaatgttgttgaaatcAAAGACAGATCTAATTTGCTGATTGATGATAATGCAAAGCCCACAAGGAATAATGATGAAGTACAAGGTGGTACAGGTTCATCAGAGTCTCAAGATCTAAGGTTTTCGGACGAGCGATGGAAAAATGGGACATGGGATCTCAATATGTTTGTGAAAAATGGCAAAATGGACTGGGATAGTGTCATAGTAGCCG AAGCAAAGAGGAGGAAATTTCTTGAACTGTTTCCAGAAGCAGCAACAAATCAAGAACCTGTGGTCTTTAGAAGTTCTGTCATACCATGGTGGGCTTGGATGATGCACTCTCACCTCCCTGAAGCTGAGCTACTAAATG GAAGAGCTGCAATGGTGGGATTTTTCATGGCCTATCTAGTGGATGTTCTAACGGGTCTTGACGTGGTAGGCCAAATGGGGAATTTTTTGTGTAAAACTGCTCTCTTGGCAACAGTTGCTGGTGTAATTTTGTTTAGGAAAAGGACAGATTTTGACAACTTGAAGAAGCTAGCCGATGAAGCTACATTTTATGACAAGCAATGGCAAGCATCGTGGCAAGATCAACCTTCAACTAATGGTGATTCGAAGCAACGAAGCAAGTGA
- the LOC132052691 gene encoding uncharacterized protein LOC132052691 encodes MATLKITKKHHKHFNNPFPANPKSLPLIYGTLFLNSQKLPPHQIYAIGIDFQLNWSSKDGGFLSISHKSKPARPLWSTIPGEAFISAAIAETEVEESRGSFLIKDKHVHSITNHQTIEDIKIIHEYDQDQVFPSFSLSKNPLFPVLMITGKVFGVNKRKKKVRFTRRKDSEKETSTRARYWLLFDQKECNQVGFQVRIGKPDLELPQRVSPRSYRSFSLKFSRIRRRRAGWFGGFLSRKKSVIVSSPEENLVMKSSAGVNGYNRICVTYSSERNEKIFGFGEQFSHMNFKGKRVPIFVQEQGIGRGDQPITFAANLVSYRAGGDWSTTYAPSPFYMTSKMRSMYLEGYNYSVFDLTKDDRIQIQLHGDSFEGQILHGNSPSEIIECFTGSTGRPPLLPEWIISGAVVGMQGGTDTVRSIWNEMQRYEVPVSAFWLQDWVGQRETVIGSQLWWNWEADETRYSRWKQLIRDLNMQHIKVMTYCNPCLAPVDKKPNVRRHHFEEAKKLDILVKDKNGEPYMVPNTAFDVGMLDLTHPQTANWFKQILQEMVDDGVRGWMADFGEGLPVDACLYSGEDPIAAHNRYPELWAKINREFVDEWKSSHVGKEGEDPEENLVFFMRAGYRDTPKWAMLFWEGDQMVSWQKNDGIKSAVIGLLSGGLSGYALNHSDIGGYCAVNLPFFKYRRSEELLLRWMELAAFTTVFRTHEGNKPSCNSQFYSNNRTLSHFARLAKVYKAWKFYRIQLVKEASQKGLPICRHLFLHYPEDERVQSLTYEQFLVGTEILVVPVLDKGKETVKAYFPIGESSSWKHIWTGKLYSTQGSEAWVEAPIGYPAIFVKQGSPVGETFLEKLGKYNVL; translated from the exons ATGGCAACTttgaaaatcacaaaaaagcATCACAAACATTTCAATAATCCTTTCCCTGCCAACCCAAAGTCACTCCCATTAATATATGGAACTTTATTCTTGAATTCTCAGAAACTCCCTCCTCATCAGATCTACGCCATTGGAATAGATTTCCAGTTGAATTGGTCATCAAAAGATGGTGGATTTCTTTCAATATCTCACAAGTCTAAACCTGCAAGGCCCTTATGGTCCACCATACCTGGAGAAGCTTTCATTTCTGCAGCCATTGCTGAAACTGAAGTGGAAGAAAGTAGAGGTTCATTCCTCATTAAAGATAAACATGTTCATTCAATAACTAATCATCAAACCATTGAAGACATTAAGATCATACACGAATATGATCAAGATCAAGTTTTTCCATCATTTTCCCTGTCAAAGAATCCCTTGTTTCCTGTTTTAATGATCACAGGGAAAGTTTTTGGTGtcaataaaagaaagaaaaaggttagATTTACAAGAAGAAAAGATTCAGAGAAAGAAACTTCCACTCGTGCAAGATATTGGCTTCTCTTTGATCAGAAAGAATGTAACCAAGTTGGTTTCCAGGTGAGAATTGGGAAACCAGATTTAGAACTTCCACAAAGAGTTTCTCCAAGAAGTTACCGAAGCTTTTCTCTAAAATTTAGTCGAATTCGGAGACGCAGAGCTGGGTGGTTTGGTGGATTTctatcaagaaaaaaatctgTCATTGTTTCATCACCTGAGGAGAACTTGGTGATGAAAAGTAGTGCAGGAGTGAATGGGTATAATAGGATTTGTGTAACAtattcaagtgaaagaaatgaGAAAATCTTTGGTTTTGGAGAGCAATTTTCTCATATGAACTTCAAAGGAAAGAGGGTCCCCATTTTTGTTCAAGAACAAGGGATTGGAAGAGGTGATCAACCTATTACCTTTGCAGCCAACTTAGTTAGCTACag GGCAGGGGGTGACTGGAGCACAACTTATGCTCCTTCACCATTCTACATGACATCAAAGATGAGGTCAATGTACTTGGAGGGTTACAACTATTCAGTGTTTGATCTAACAAAAGATGATAGAATCCAGATACAG TTACATGGGGACTCATTTGAAGGACAGATACTGCACGGGAACTCACCTTCAGAGATTATTGAATGTTTCACAGGAAGCACTGGTAGACCCCCACTTCTTCCGGAGTGGATTATTTCTGGTGCAGTGGTGGGAATGCAAGGTGGCACGGACACCGTCCGCAGTATTTGGAATGAAATGCAAAGATATGAAGTACCAGTATCAGCATTCTGGTTGCAG GATTGGGTAGGGCAGAGAGAGACAGTCATTGGATCACAACTTTGGTGGAATTGGGAAGCAGATGAAACGAGATACTCAAGGTGGAAACAACTAATTCGAGACCTTAATATGCAACATATCAAAGTGATGACATATTGCAATCCTTGTCTAGCTCCG GTAGATAAAAAGCCAAATGTACGAAGACACCATTTTGAGGAGGCAAAGAAGCTGGATATCTTAGTAAAAGACAAGAATGGGGAACCGTATATGGTTCCCAATACAGCATTTGACGTAGGGATGTTGGATTTGACACATCCACAGACCGCAAATTGGTTCAAGCAGATTCTCCAAGAAATGGTAGATGATGGAGTAAGAGGATGGATGGCAGATTTTGGCGAAGGCCTTCCTGTCGATGCCTGCTTGTATTCAG GTGAAGATCCAATTGCAGCACATAATAGATATCCAGAATTATGGGCAAAAATCAACAGGGAATTCGTAGACGAATGGAAAAGCTCGCATGTAGGTAAAGAGGGAGAAGATCCGGAGGAGAATTTGGTCTTCTTTATGAGGGCTGGTTATAGGGATACTCCTAAATGGGCAATGCTATTTTGGGAGGGAGACCAAATGGTGAGTTGGCAAAAAAATGATGGCATCAAGAGTGCAGTCATTGGCTTGCTTAGCGGAGGACTTTCAGGATACGCTCTTAATCACAGTGACATTGGAGGCTACTGTGCAGTAAACTTACCATTTTTTAAGTATCGAAGAAGTGAAGAGCTTCTATTGCGATGGATGGAACTGGCTGCCTTTACCACCGTGTTTCGAACACATGAA GGTAACAAGCCATCTTGCAACAGCCAGTTCTACTCTAATAATAGGACTCTGTCACATTTCGCACGTCTTGCCAAGGTCTACAAAGCATGGAAATTTTACAGGATTCAACTAGTTAAG GAAGCCTCTCAGAAAGGGCTCCCAATTTGTCGACATCTCTTCCTTCACTATCCTGAAGATGAACGTGTACAAAGTTTAACATATGAGCAATTCCTAGTTGGCACAGAGATACTAGTGGTACCTGTGTTAGACAAAGGCAAGGAAACTGTCAAGGCCTATTTCCCGATAGGAGAAAGCTCTTCATGGAAGCATATTTGGACAGGAAAATTGTATTCAACACAAGGTTCTGAAGCTTGGGTGGAAGCTCCAATTGGATATCCAGCCATTTTTGTTAAACAAGGATCTCCTGTTGGAGAAACCTTCTTGGAAAAACTTGGCAAATACAATGTCTTATAA